A genomic window from Salvia miltiorrhiza cultivar Shanhuang (shh) chromosome 5, IMPLAD_Smil_shh, whole genome shotgun sequence includes:
- the LOC130987181 gene encoding coniferyl alcohol acyltransferase: MASENVIHGKFEVKIVRKTIVKAADPLPERHIISLSNLDLLSGRFPVTYIYFYSKPQSIHSISNTLIESLSQCLSHFYPFAGTISENKKSGEPEIICDNSGALVTEAQASIPLKEFDFYNLNQSFQGKLVSTEHFFPVQVQITSYICGGISMTFTFDHALGDASAFGKFLVTWSEIAMKKPISCSPDHSRGLLARLPPRYDPSLDESFITCTMEDICNMPTISILLKRLYYIDYSNIDRLQRLANTNGKKRTKIEAFSAYIWQVMAKVVDKSHNNCRMGWLVDGRTRLSKNQNSMSNYIGNMLSLAFADSDIKNLKQGSIADIAEIVHKAITTVTNEAHFRNLIDWVECHRPGLMLAKSVLGLMGPTIVISSGRRFPVAELDFGFGSPVLGTACSTIERLGVGYLNQRQSARGDGSWTVSAILWPEMVEALELDPNHIVQPMNLNHILP; this comes from the coding sequence ATGGCAAGCGAAAATGTCATCCATGGAAAATTTGAGGTCAAGATAGTTAGAAAAACCATTGTCAAAGCAGCAGATCCTTTACCAGAGAGGCATATTATTTCCCTTTCAAATCTTGACCTATTATCTGGCCGATTTCCAGTGACATACATTTACTTCTATAGTAAACCACAAAGCATTCACTCGATCAGTAATACCCTGATTGAATCTCTTTCTCAATGCCTCAGCCATTTCTATCCTTTTGCAGGTACGATTTCTGAAAATAAGAAATCAGGCGAACCTGAGATCATCTGCGACAATAGTGGAGCACTTGTCACAGAAGCACAAGCAAGCATTCCGCTGAAGGAGTTTGACTTTTACAATCTCAATCAGTCTTTCCAAGGGAAACTAGTCTCCACCGAACACTTCTTTCCAGTGCAAGTCCAAATCACATCCTACATCTGTGGAGGCATATCAATGACGTTCACATTTGACCATGCACTAGGTGATGCAAGTGCCTTCGGCAAGTTCCTGGTGACATGGTCTGAGATAGCCATGAAAAAACCAATATCTTGTTCCCCAGATCATAGCAGAGGTCTTCTTGCCAGGCTCCCTCCCAGATATGATCCGTCCTTGGATGAATCATTCATCACCTGCACCATGGAAGACATATGCAACATGCCTACAATTAGTATATTGCTCAAACGCCTGTATTATATAGATTACTCAAACATTGACAGATTGCAAAGACTTGCCAACACAAATGGGAAGAAAAGAACCAAAATTGAGGCTTTCTCAGCTTATATATGGCAAGTTATGGCAAAAGTTGTCGACAAAAGCCATAATAATTGCAGGATGGGGTGGTTAGTCGACGGACGAACAAGATTATCCAAGAACCAAAACTCTATGTCCAATTACATTGGTAATATGCTATCTCTAGCTTTTGCAGATTCAGATATCAAGAATTTAAAGCAAGGATCCATTGCAGATATAGCAGAAATAGTTCACAAAGCAATTACTACAGTAACTAATGAAGCACATTTTAGGAATCTGATTGATTGGGTGGAGTGCCACAGACCTGGACTGATGTTAGCAAAGAGTGTTCTCGGTCTCATGGGGCCAACAATCGTAATATCATCAGGTAGAAGATTCCCAGTTGCTGAATTAGACTTTGGATTTGGGAGTCCAGTTCTTGGAACAGCCTGTTCGACCATAGAAAGGCTAGGAGTGGGTTATTTAAATCAGAGGCAAAGTGCTAGAGGAGATGGGTCATGGACTGTCTCAGCAATCTTATGGCCGGAGATGGTTGAGGCACTTGAGTTGGATCCTAACCACATAGTTCAGCCAATGAATCTCAACCATATTCTTCCGTGA